Part of the Coriobacteriia bacterium genome is shown below.
GAAATACCGGGAAAGCGAACCTGAGTGCCGGCGGCAGCATGTCCGCCGTCACTGAACGGGTCATCGACGTGCTGGCCTGCCCCGGGTAGCACACGTTACAGGTGACACCCGACTCAGAGGTTCGCTGCGCACGCTCGTACATGAGCGCCATCATGAGCAGCTTCGTGCGCGAGTAGGTCCTGAGCCCCTCGAACTCCGACTCCGATTGCAGGTCGTGTAGGTCTAGTCGCGGAGGATGCTCGCCGCCAGCGAGCGTGATGATTCGCCCGGCCGACGCGGCGGCAAGCAGTGGATGGAGTAGCGTCGTGAGCAGATGCGGCGCGATTACGTTGACCGCGAAGTCGGCCTCGAGCCCGTCCGGCGTTATGCGGCGCTCGGGAGCGGCCATGCCCGCATTGTTGACGAGGACGTCGAGCGAAGCACAGTGCGCCTGCACCTGCGCAGCTAGGTCGCGCACGCCCTCGGTGGTCGACAGGTCGGAGAACATCGCTTCAACGCGATCATGGCCACACGACGTCGTAATGTCGGCAACGCACGCCGAACCACGCTTGGGGTTGCGGCCAGTAACGATGACGTGAGCGCCGAGGGACGCGAGCGTCGTGGCGGTCCGCTTGCCGATGCCATCTGTCGCGCCCGTGACGAGTACCGTCTTGCCGCGCATGTCCCTCATCTCAAGCCCAGTCATCGCTTCAGCCCGTCCATCTGACGTGCGCGTTAGGCATGAGCGGCGGCCCTTGCCTCGCTTCAGTCTAGCGCTGACGCCTTCCGCTCGATGCCTATGTTCGTCAGGTACTCACTGCCGCGGCATCCAACCGACCTTCCAGGCGCCGCCGACTTTGTGCAAAGGCCACCATTCGCCGGGCTCCTCGACAGATGCGGAATACACCGAGCTGCCCGTGGGGGTAGTCGTAACCGTGTATGTCACACGCACCCAGGCGCGCTCCGAGTCTGCCACCCGCGTCTCGCGGACTGTGAACCCGGTGTAGCGCTCATTGGCCTCAGACCACTCCTTGGCCGCGATCTCCGCGCTAGGGGTGGGAGTGGCGTAGAGCGAGTAAGCCTTCGTCCAGTCGCGCTTGGCCAAGGTATCGATGAGCAGCATGAGTGCGGCTTCCGGTGTCTGGCCGAGAGCGTCTTCGCGGGGTACTGAGGGATCGTCCGAAGCCGCACCGGAAGCGATCGCGGGGTCGGCGGCGATCGATTCAGGCGTCAAGACCGGCCCGCTTGAACCGGAGCCGCCGGCACTCAGCGAACATCCGCCCAGCGCCACTGCGACGAGCAACAGCCCGATGACCAACACCCTCATGTCAGCCTCCACTCTGTCGAACGTGTTCGGCATGAACAGCCGCCTGTGCCCTACTTGCCGATTCTATCCCCTGGCGCTCTGCTCGACGCCCTTGTTAGAGCGACCGGCCGATGCAGCGAGCGCCTGCGCTACTGGACTATCTCAATACTGGATGGTGACGTGACGACAATCTCCGGGACCCCGTTGTACATCTGCACCTGTCCGCTGACGATCACGTTCCTGCCGGCGTACATCGATTCAGGCGGGGACGGGAACGCGGAGCGAGCATCGCCGAAGACGACTGCTTGGAAGCGACCTGCGTCGGGATAGTCCTTGCCAAGGTTGATGAACGTCGGAGTCCCATTGGAGCCACTCGCGAAATGTGTGCTTACCACTGGCCCAGAAACGCGTACGGCTTCGCCGGCGTGCGAGGCCGCTTGGCTCCAGTCGATGGTTCCGGCAACGGTGTCCTTGGAAGCTTGCGCCGAAGCGCAACCTTGTAGGGCGCCGGCCAGCAAGATGATGGCGACGATCGTGGTCAAGTGCCTCGAAACCCTAACGATTGTCACGGACTCCCCCGTCCACCAATGAACCAGAGACTCCGCAGCTCTGGCCCGATATCCTTTGTTCGCTCTAACGTGTTAGGCATGAGCCGCGACCCTACTGGTCGATTCTACCTTGCGTCGTCCGCTCGACGCCTTTGTTGGGCGGACGCTCCAAGCATCAGCCGCACCACGCTCCGCGTGCGACCGGGCGGCGTCACGTCCACGAATCCCGCACGCTCGAACAGCGGCGTGAAGCCCATGAACCGGTACGAGGGGGAACCTGGGTCCACCGGATAGGCCTCGATCACGTCCGCGCCTTGCGTGCACGCGTAGTCGATCGCGGCATCGAGGAGTCTAGACTGCAGCCCGCGATGTCGCTGCCGGGCATCGACGAAGAAGCAGGTGACCGACCACACGGCCATGTCATCGACCCGCGCTAGCGTACGCGAGCGCTCGAGACCCGCAAAGCTCTCACGCGGCCCCATCGAGCACCAGCCGACGGGCTCGCCGCCGACGTAGGCGAGCACGCCGACTGGGGTGTCAGAGACGACCATCTGCTCAAGCCGCGACGCACGCTGCTCCTTCGTGGACCGCTGGAATTCGGAGCTTGAGAGCCTCCACCGCATACACGAGCAGTACCGGAACTTGCCATGATGCCTCGAGAAGCGATCCAGGTCGCCCAATCGCTCTACAGTGACCGGATGGAAGCTCTCTTGAGAGTTCAGTGGGTCGTCCAACTGTATGCAGCTCCCCTGGAATCCCCATGTTCTGTCCAACGTGTTAGGCATGAGCAGGCGCCCAATGTCTTCCATTGCGATTGTATCCCGTGGCGCCCTGCTCGATGCCTCTATTGGATGTCCACAGTCTGGTGCAGCGTATGATCCGTGTGACCGACACCAACTGAAACGGCGCATCGAATGCTCGAAGTGAATATCAGGGAGATCAGATCCGAGGAGTGCTCTCTGCTTAAGGAGTTCCTCTACCTCGCTGTCTACCAGAGTGATCACCTGCAACCGATACCGCGTAGCGTCATCGATGAGCCTAGGGTACGCATCTATGTTGACGCGTTCGGCGAGTCTGCCGACGACATCGGTCTCGTTGCACAGGCAGACGGACAAGTGATTGGTGTGGCATGGGCGCGGGTTCTCGATGGTGAACCGCGAGGATACGGTTACGTCGATTCTGCGACGCCCGAAATCGCAATCTCGCTGCTGCCGTCGTACCGCGGCAGAGGAATAGGCACACGGTTGCTGCGAAACCTGTTGAGCGGACTGGCGGTCGCTGGTTACGCACGGACCTCACTCAGCGTCGACCGTGACAACCCGGCGTCGAGGCTGTATGCACGCATGGGCTTCGAGATCATTGCCGAGCAAGACGAGGACTTGCTGATGGTCCGACAGCTCTCCCCCAAGAACCAGGCGCACATCTAACGCGCTAGGCATGAGCGGGCGCCCGATGCCTTCCTTGCCGATTCTACCTCCTGGCGCTCTGCCCGATGCCCTTGTTAGGCCGGGCCCGATCGCAGTTCATCTGCATAGATGAGCTCACTTTCACGTCTGACCGTGAGAATCCCGACCGTATCCCCAACGTCGTAGAAGACACGATAGGACTCGAAGAT
Proteins encoded:
- a CDS encoding SDR family NAD(P)-dependent oxidoreductase produces the protein MRDMRGKTVLVTGATDGIGKRTATTLASLGAHVIVTGRNPKRGSACVADITTSCGHDRVEAMFSDLSTTEGVRDLAAQVQAHCASLDVLVNNAGMAAPERRITPDGLEADFAVNVIAPHLLTTLLHPLLAAASAGRIITLAGGEHPPRLDLHDLQSESEFEGLRTYSRTKLLMMALMYERAQRTSESGVTCNVCYPGQASTSMTRSVTADMLPPALRFAFPVFRMLVREDGGKSALRASRSSVFLASSPDVEGVTGAYFDKNSRRVEWPAPILDSGLRARLWETAQEVAGIR
- a CDS encoding DNA-binding protein codes for the protein MTTIVAIILLAGALQGCASAQASKDTVAGTIDWSQAASHAGEAVRVSGPVVSTHFASGSNGTPTFINLGKDYPDAGRFQAVVFGDARSAFPSPPESMYAGRNVIVSGQVQMYNGVPEIVVTSPSSIEIVQ
- a CDS encoding GNAT family N-acetyltransferase — its product is MDDPLNSQESFHPVTVERLGDLDRFSRHHGKFRYCSCMRWRLSSSEFQRSTKEQRASRLEQMVVSDTPVGVLAYVGGEPVGWCSMGPRESFAGLERSRTLARVDDMAVWSVTCFFVDARQRHRGLQSRLLDAAIDYACTQGADVIEAYPVDPGSPSYRFMGFTPLFERAGFVDVTPPGRTRSVVRLMLGASAQQRRRADDAR
- a CDS encoding GNAT family N-acetyltransferase yields the protein MLEVNIREIRSEECSLLKEFLYLAVYQSDHLQPIPRSVIDEPRVRIYVDAFGESADDIGLVAQADGQVIGVAWARVLDGEPRGYGYVDSATPEIAISLLPSYRGRGIGTRLLRNLLSGLAVAGYARTSLSVDRDNPASRLYARMGFEIIAEQDEDLLMVRQLSPKNQAHI